The following proteins come from a genomic window of Acidimicrobiia bacterium:
- the rplU gene encoding 50S ribosomal protein L21: MYAVIATGGKQYRVEEGQRVVVERLGDLGTDVELTPIMVVDGDDTLATPDALASAKVTARIVGDASGPKIRGFTYKNKSNQRRRWGHRQHLAEIEITAITRG; encoded by the coding sequence ATGTATGCAGTAATCGCCACAGGCGGAAAGCAATATCGAGTCGAAGAAGGCCAACGAGTTGTGGTAGAGCGCCTCGGGGACTTAGGTACCGACGTTGAACTCACCCCAATCATGGTGGTGGACGGCGACGATACTTTGGCCACCCCAGATGCTTTGGCCAGCGCTAAAGTCACCGCCCGCATTGTGGGCGATGCTTCCGGCCCTAAGATTCGTGGCTTTACCTACAAGAACAAAAGCAACCAGCGTCGCCGCTGGGGGCATCGTCAGCACTTGGCTGAAATCGAAATCACCGCAATCACAAGGGGTTAA
- a CDS encoding 50S ribosomal protein L27 — MSKTKGGGSTRNGRDSNAQRLGVKVYDGGEVTAGSIIVRQRGTKFHPGSNVGRGKDDTLFATADGVVKFGRRGGRKLVDILVD; from the coding sequence ATGTCAAAGACCAAAGGTGGCGGTTCAACCCGCAACGGCCGGGACTCCAACGCACAACGCTTGGGCGTCAAGGTTTACGACGGTGGTGAAGTAACCGCTGGATCAATCATCGTGCGCCAACGAGGCACCAAGTTTCACCCCGGCAGCAACGTCGGTCGCGGCAAGGACGACACCTTGTTTGCCACCGCTGACGGAGTAGTAAAATTTGGTCGCCGTGGCGGCCGCAAACTGGTCGACATTCTGGTTGACTAG
- the obgE gene encoding GTPase ObgE, producing MSQFVDECGLNLQAGDGGAGSVSFRREAHVPLGGPDGGDGGDGGTIWLEADHNVASLLAFRDHPHRRAKSGTHGSGQKRHGKNSEDLIIKVPEGTTVYDLHTREVLCDLVSSGDRWKAVRAGRGGKGNAKFLSNRRRAPTFAEQGEDGEERWLTLELKLLADVALVGFPNVGKSTLIARVSAARPRIADYPFTTLEPNLGVVRPPGRADFVIADIPGLIEGASDGKGLGYRFLRHIERARVLLIMLDLAPGALHTPAEQLRILEQELGAYRPELLTRPRLVVGSRSDVAGEVEFSGDRLSAFTGEGLDTLLHRLADLVEQARSSLPQRPPKVVHRPAPEDVVVARAEDGMWEVFDRDVARTVNLNDLTNADALHYIHDKLKSMGVDRALARAGVKDGEKVRIGRLEFHYDRG from the coding sequence ATGTCTCAGTTTGTCGATGAATGCGGTCTCAACCTCCAAGCGGGCGACGGGGGAGCGGGCTCGGTCTCTTTCCGTCGAGAAGCACACGTACCTTTAGGCGGCCCCGATGGCGGCGACGGCGGCGACGGCGGAACCATATGGCTCGAAGCCGACCACAACGTGGCTTCCCTTTTAGCTTTTCGCGACCATCCGCATCGGCGAGCAAAAAGCGGCACCCACGGTTCGGGGCAAAAAAGACACGGTAAAAATTCTGAAGACCTGATAATCAAAGTGCCAGAAGGTACAACGGTTTACGATCTGCACACCCGAGAAGTGCTCTGTGACCTAGTAAGCAGCGGAGACCGTTGGAAAGCGGTACGGGCCGGGCGAGGCGGTAAAGGAAACGCCAAGTTTCTCAGCAACCGCCGTCGGGCCCCAACGTTTGCCGAACAAGGGGAAGATGGTGAAGAACGCTGGCTAACCCTAGAACTAAAACTCTTGGCCGATGTGGCATTAGTGGGTTTTCCCAACGTAGGAAAAAGCACGCTAATTGCCCGCGTTTCAGCGGCCCGCCCCCGTATCGCCGATTACCCCTTCACCACCCTCGAACCCAACCTGGGCGTGGTTCGTCCCCCCGGGCGTGCCGATTTCGTTATCGCCGACATCCCTGGGCTTATCGAAGGAGCCAGTGACGGCAAAGGTTTGGGCTACCGCTTCTTACGCCACATCGAACGAGCCCGTGTCCTCCTCATCATGTTGGACCTGGCCCCCGGAGCGTTGCACACCCCGGCTGAACAACTCAGAATCCTTGAACAAGAGCTTGGCGCCTATCGCCCAGAACTTTTAACTCGGCCCCGCCTCGTGGTGGGGTCACGGTCAGACGTAGCCGGAGAAGTTGAGTTTTCTGGTGACCGGCTTTCGGCTTTTACCGGTGAAGGGCTCGACACCTTGCTGCACCGTTTGGCAGATTTGGTTGAACAAGCGCGCAGTTCGCTTCCTCAGCGCCCACCAAAAGTCGTGCACCGCCCCGCCCCCGAAGATGTGGTGGTGGCTCGGGCCGAAGATGGCATGTGGGAAGTGTTTGACCGAGACGTGGCCCGCACCGTGAACCTCAACGACCTCACCAACGCAGACGCCCTGCACTACATTCATGACAAACTAAAATCTATGGGGGTTGATCGAGCGCTCGCTCGTGCCGGCGTAAAAGACGGCGAAAAGGTGCGTATCGGGCGCTTAGAATTTCACTATGACCGAGGCTGA
- the proB gene encoding glutamate 5-kinase, which produces MTEAENVNTAQKTVVVKVGTSSITTDDGTIDQHRVNALCDEVAALKAADHQVVVVTSGAIAAGLPALGLGGAARPKDAQTLQAVSAVGQGKLIGTYQSALSRHGLLAGQVLLTPLDFFLRAQYLHARSTLTRLLELGAVPIVNENDAVADDEIRWGDNDRIAALVAHLVDADLLVLLTDIEGVLSADPKLNPQASLIEEIVEVDHDLEQLAGGSGSLHGSGGMASKLAAAKIASWSGVRTVIAHAHRPQVLVDALAAKTGIGTTVHARPNRLGSRRLWIAFAVGSSGRITVDAGARKVLEERRVSLLPAGVTGVEGDFEIGQAVEIVDENQIVFAKGLVRQNAATLRDTKGTRSTDLNAGVSPEVIHADDLVVLPN; this is translated from the coding sequence ATGACCGAGGCTGAGAATGTCAACACCGCACAAAAAACCGTGGTGGTTAAAGTTGGCACGTCCTCGATTACCACCGATGACGGAACGATTGATCAACACCGAGTAAACGCCCTCTGCGACGAAGTAGCAGCACTCAAAGCCGCCGACCATCAAGTGGTAGTAGTTACCTCGGGCGCCATCGCCGCCGGGCTTCCCGCTCTTGGTTTAGGCGGAGCGGCACGCCCCAAAGACGCCCAAACACTGCAAGCAGTTTCAGCAGTCGGCCAAGGGAAACTAATCGGCACCTACCAAAGCGCACTCAGTCGCCACGGTTTGTTGGCCGGTCAAGTTCTCTTAACCCCCTTGGATTTCTTTCTACGGGCCCAGTACCTGCACGCACGATCAACCCTGACCCGCCTGTTAGAACTGGGCGCCGTACCGATTGTCAACGAAAACGATGCGGTAGCCGATGATGAAATTCGTTGGGGCGACAACGACAGAATCGCGGCCCTAGTAGCGCACCTGGTGGACGCTGATTTATTGGTACTGCTCACCGACATTGAAGGAGTGCTCTCCGCGGACCCCAAACTCAACCCCCAAGCCTCGCTCATAGAAGAAATTGTTGAAGTAGACCACGACCTTGAACAACTGGCCGGCGGCAGCGGCTCACTGCACGGAAGCGGCGGTATGGCCTCAAAACTGGCTGCGGCAAAAATAGCGTCTTGGTCTGGAGTGCGTACGGTCATCGCTCATGCCCACCGCCCCCAAGTGCTGGTCGACGCCTTAGCGGCAAAAACCGGGATCGGTACCACCGTGCACGCTCGCCCCAACCGCCTCGGATCCCGGCGCCTGTGGATCGCTTTTGCCGTGGGGTCTTCCGGCCGCATCACCGTAGATGCCGGGGCCCGCAAAGTTTTAGAAGAACGCCGAGTCTCTTTGCTGCCGGCAGGAGTAACCGGGGTCGAGGGCGACTTCGAAATTGGTCAAGCCGTAGAAATAGTCGACGAAAATCAAATAGTTTTCGCCAAAGGTTTAGTGCGCCAAAATGCGGCCACCTTGCGGGACACCAAGGGGACACGAAGCACCGACTTGAACGCCGGGGTTTCACCAGAAGTAATACACGCCGACGATTTAGTAGTTTTACCTAACTAG
- the murJ gene encoding murein biosynthesis integral membrane protein MurJ yields MVFFVGGECRYVGGGSFYLLCQVSYRGCNGGHWFRLSLRIGNYRCPPSTNLPPVPSSATPSPQSTSGVPRGASAVAAGIFLSRLAGLVRESLLRSVLALGPAADAFAAALRIPNILQNLLGEGSLSASFIPVYSRLLSEDKEEEAARVAGAVAGLLAALAGVFAVIAIFAARPLTALLTPGFSGQRFELTVDLMRITTAGAGILVVSAWCLGVLNSHRQFFLSYVAPVLWNVAQIAVLVAALFGGWDPVDAATGVAWGLVVGGLLQFGVQAIAVRKLLPGLRPTLQHRLPGVAEVRRRFLPAVAGRGVVQLSAYLDLVLASFLATGALAALMSAQVLYLLPISLFAMSVAAAELPEMSRTEDQSVLISRVDTSLRRTSFFVVFSAVAYLSVGEQIVNALFGWGAFSADDARLVWLVLGAYSLGLPAIAISRQLQNTCYALGNTAGPARIAGIRVGVSAVIGLALMFPLDNYAIMGGAFVSNQSAGPHLGAVGLALGSAVASFVEAIFLIRLLRRSLPALPAVSLIFMRLAPAAALAFLVAAGLKFWLLDLPALLAAPLIVGFTGLLYTVTAQRTGVAEAHLILGPVRRRIWRS; encoded by the coding sequence TTGGTTTTTTTTGTCGGTGGTGAGTGCCGCTACGTGGGGGGCGGCAGCTTTTACCTTTTGTGCCAAGTCAGCTACCGGGGTTGCAACGGTGGTCATTGGTTCAGACTATCGCTGCGCATCGGCAACTACCGGTGCCCGCCAAGTACTAACCTGCCACCTGTGCCTTCCTCTGCGACTCCTTCACCTCAATCAACTTCGGGTGTCCCTCGTGGGGCCTCCGCTGTGGCGGCGGGCATTTTTTTATCTCGTTTAGCGGGTTTAGTGCGCGAATCTTTACTGCGTTCTGTTTTGGCTTTGGGCCCGGCGGCCGATGCCTTTGCGGCGGCTTTACGGATCCCCAATATTTTGCAAAACCTTTTAGGCGAGGGCTCTCTCTCTGCCTCTTTTATCCCTGTCTATAGCCGCTTACTAAGTGAGGATAAAGAAGAAGAGGCAGCCCGGGTGGCCGGTGCGGTGGCTGGTTTATTGGCTGCACTCGCTGGGGTTTTTGCCGTGATAGCCATTTTTGCTGCTCGGCCTTTGACTGCTTTGTTGACCCCGGGGTTTTCTGGTCAACGTTTTGAGTTAACCGTTGACCTCATGCGCATTACCACTGCTGGGGCGGGGATCTTGGTGGTTTCGGCGTGGTGCCTTGGGGTGTTGAACAGCCATCGTCAGTTCTTTTTGTCTTATGTCGCTCCGGTACTTTGGAACGTTGCACAAATTGCCGTGTTGGTGGCCGCTTTATTCGGCGGATGGGACCCCGTTGATGCAGCCACTGGGGTTGCTTGGGGATTGGTGGTAGGCGGCCTCTTACAATTTGGGGTGCAGGCAATAGCGGTGCGCAAGTTGTTGCCGGGGTTGCGCCCCACCTTGCAGCATCGCTTACCTGGGGTGGCCGAAGTTCGTCGGCGTTTTTTGCCGGCGGTCGCTGGTCGCGGGGTGGTGCAATTATCTGCTTACCTTGATCTTGTTTTGGCGTCTTTTTTGGCTACCGGGGCGTTGGCTGCTTTGATGTCTGCTCAAGTGCTTTACCTGTTGCCGATAAGCCTGTTCGCCATGAGCGTGGCGGCCGCTGAGTTGCCAGAAATGTCGCGGACCGAAGATCAATCTGTTCTTATTTCTCGAGTAGATACATCGTTACGCCGCACCTCATTTTTTGTTGTATTTAGTGCGGTGGCGTACCTCAGTGTGGGCGAGCAGATTGTTAACGCTTTGTTTGGTTGGGGAGCATTTTCGGCCGATGACGCTCGCTTGGTTTGGTTGGTTTTGGGGGCTTATTCTTTGGGCTTACCCGCTATTGCCATTTCACGCCAGTTACAAAACACTTGTTATGCCTTGGGGAATACCGCGGGCCCGGCGCGCATTGCTGGCATTCGGGTAGGCGTTTCTGCGGTCATTGGTTTGGCTTTAATGTTCCCGCTCGACAACTACGCCATCATGGGAGGCGCTTTTGTAAGCAACCAGTCTGCTGGCCCGCATCTTGGGGCGGTGGGCCTGGCTTTGGGCTCTGCGGTGGCGTCTTTTGTTGAAGCGATTTTTTTGATTCGTTTGCTACGGAGGTCGTTGCCTGCTTTGCCGGCTGTTTCGCTCATCTTTATGCGGTTAGCGCCGGCCGCTGCTTTGGCTTTTCTGGTGGCCGCCGGGTTAAAGTTTTGGCTCCTTGATTTGCCTGCTTTGCTGGCTGCCCCGCTGATTGTGGGCTTCACTGGTTTGCTTTACACGGTGACGGCTCAACGCACTGGGGTAGCCGAAGCCCATTTAATTCTTGGCCCGGTGCGGCGCCGTATCTGGCGAAGCTAG
- a CDS encoding glutamate-5-semialdehyde dehydrogenase → MTTVATPVADLAQKVKAAAPHVAALTTDKKNQALRLVAQELLTATEEILLANAEDIARVEAEGVTATVIDRLRLTPEKIAAMAQGLEQVADLADPVGEITAQWTRPNGLSFTKIRVPLGVVGVIYENRPNVTSDAFGLCFKAGNAAFLRGSSGAFASNMALAKVIRRSLQHAGITPDAMVLVEETSRQAAVTFMQQRGTIDCLIPRGGPSLIQSILDHATVPYVIDGDGNCHIYVDQDADLTMAAKILVNAKMQRPSVCNAAESLVVHQKVAEQFLPQVAQALVGVTLVGDAAARKILPSVGPATEEDFAKEFLDLKISIKIVDDLSAAITHINTYGTGHSEAIVTADQAAADRFTQEVDAAAVVVNASTRFVDGEEFGFGAEIGISTQKLHARGPMGLPQLTTEKYVIQGTGQTRS, encoded by the coding sequence ATGACCACCGTTGCAACCCCGGTAGCTGACTTGGCACAAAAGGTAAAAGCTGCCGCCCCCCACGTAGCGGCACTCACCACCGACAAAAAAAACCAAGCACTCCGCTTAGTTGCTCAAGAATTACTCACAGCCACCGAAGAAATTTTATTAGCCAACGCAGAAGACATCGCTCGGGTAGAGGCCGAAGGAGTCACGGCAACGGTGATTGACCGTTTGCGTTTAACCCCTGAAAAAATTGCTGCCATGGCTCAAGGGCTTGAGCAAGTAGCTGACTTGGCTGACCCGGTGGGGGAAATTACCGCCCAATGGACACGCCCCAATGGCTTATCTTTCACCAAAATAAGGGTTCCGCTCGGCGTAGTTGGAGTTATCTACGAGAACCGCCCCAACGTGACCAGCGATGCCTTTGGTTTATGTTTCAAAGCCGGTAACGCAGCATTTTTGCGCGGTTCGTCCGGAGCTTTTGCCTCCAACATGGCATTGGCTAAAGTTATTCGCCGCTCCCTGCAGCACGCCGGAATCACCCCCGACGCCATGGTATTGGTCGAAGAAACAAGCCGCCAAGCAGCAGTTACTTTTATGCAGCAACGGGGAACCATCGACTGCCTCATACCCCGGGGCGGGCCTTCGCTTATTCAATCTATTTTGGACCATGCCACCGTTCCCTACGTTATTGACGGCGACGGCAACTGCCATATCTACGTTGACCAAGACGCCGACCTGACTATGGCGGCGAAAATTCTTGTGAATGCCAAAATGCAGCGACCATCAGTGTGTAACGCCGCCGAAAGCCTGGTGGTGCACCAAAAAGTTGCCGAGCAGTTTCTGCCTCAAGTTGCGCAAGCGCTGGTTGGGGTAACGCTGGTCGGCGATGCCGCTGCGCGAAAGATTTTGCCCAGCGTCGGCCCGGCCACTGAAGAGGACTTTGCCAAGGAATTTTTAGATCTCAAAATTTCTATAAAAATAGTCGACGACCTATCGGCAGCTATTACGCATATAAACACTTATGGGACGGGCCACAGCGAAGCCATCGTCACTGCCGACCAAGCAGCCGCCGACCGATTTACTCAAGAAGTAGATGCGGCGGCCGTGGTAGTGAACGCATCAACACGATTCGTGGACGGCGAAGAGTTCGGCTTCGGCGCAGAAATCGGTATCAGCACCCAAAAGCTTCACGCCCGTGGGCCCATGGGGCTTCCCCAACTAACCACCGAAAAGTACGTAATTCAAGGAACCGGACAAACCCGTTCTTAA
- a CDS encoding MoxR family ATPase, producing MDNRFEDVAGVRGALAEANYLADDGIAGIVYLADRLGKPILVEGPAGTGKTQLAKSVAEMIGARLIRLQCYEGLDESKALYEWNYKKQLLRIQTEGGGSNWDEIEDDLFSEEFLLTRPLLEAIRAEDPVVLLIDEVDRVEVETEALLLEILSEYQVSIPELGTVQARQIPLVFLTSNATRELSEALKRRCLFLYIDYPDLEREREIVLNKVPGIDENLADQVARIVRSIRQLDLKKSPSVSETIDWARTLVLLGIDKVDAQTATETVNILLKYRTDIDKAVKEFSEAPDGLDETES from the coding sequence ATGGATAACCGATTTGAAGATGTCGCTGGGGTGCGTGGTGCCCTCGCAGAAGCCAACTATTTAGCCGACGATGGCATAGCCGGAATCGTCTACTTAGCCGACCGCCTCGGGAAACCAATTTTGGTTGAAGGCCCCGCCGGCACGGGGAAAACCCAGTTAGCGAAAAGCGTGGCCGAAATGATTGGGGCACGGTTAATTCGTCTGCAATGCTACGAAGGCCTCGACGAGTCAAAAGCGCTCTACGAATGGAACTACAAAAAGCAATTGCTGCGTATTCAAACCGAAGGCGGTGGCAGTAACTGGGACGAGATCGAAGACGACTTGTTCTCAGAAGAGTTTTTGCTCACTCGCCCGCTGTTGGAAGCCATCCGGGCCGAAGACCCCGTAGTTTTGCTTATTGACGAAGTAGATCGAGTAGAGGTCGAAACAGAAGCCTTGCTGTTAGAAATACTCTCCGAATACCAAGTCTCTATACCGGAACTCGGCACGGTGCAGGCCCGACAAATACCATTGGTTTTCTTAACCTCTAACGCCACCCGCGAACTCTCGGAAGCCTTAAAGCGCCGCTGCCTGTTCCTCTACATCGATTACCCCGACCTTGAACGAGAACGAGAAATCGTTTTGAACAAAGTGCCGGGAATCGATGAAAATTTAGCCGACCAAGTAGCACGCATCGTGCGCTCCATACGTCAACTGGACTTAAAAAAATCTCCCTCGGTTTCGGAAACCATTGACTGGGCCCGCACCCTAGTGCTGCTCGGCATTGACAAAGTAGATGCCCAGACGGCTACCGAAACAGTCAACATTTTGCTTAAATACCGCACCGATATTGACAAAGCCGTTAAAGAATTTTCTGAAGCCCCCGACGGGCTCGACGAAACCGAAAGCTAA
- a CDS encoding VWA domain-containing protein — protein MLDLLGGFIVELRAAGLPVSLTENLDAMEAVTHIPIEDREAFKYALGATLVKNYAHWKAFEIVFEVYFTLRGPEYELVGEGEGSDGDPDGEQSSLPGEGQAQGGGGGGQSLTPEQLAEMLFKALMNGDGAMMTALARQAVKRFAGMEPGRPVGGTYYLYRTLRNLELDSMLDRLMESAQDQAPQPLTKFEERLERDEFAGRIEKLKAEVEAEIRRRLVADRGVEAMARTLRKPLPEDVDFMHASREEMADLRKAIYPLTRKLAVRLARKRRHGRKGALDFRNTIRHSLSYGGVPAEPKFRFPRPAKPEMMVIADISGSVASFARFTLHLVYAISNQFSKVRSFVFIDGLDEVTKFFEGTEDIGQAVHRVNTEADVVWVDGHSDYGHAFDVFWERFGKDVGPKTTVLILGDARNNYHASQSWIIKEMRHKARKVFWLNPEPRAYWDTGDSIVGEYATHADGCYEVRNLRQLESFVEKLI, from the coding sequence CTGCTGGACCTTCTGGGGGGTTTCATCGTGGAACTCCGGGCGGCTGGCTTGCCGGTTAGTTTGACCGAAAACCTTGACGCTATGGAAGCGGTCACCCACATACCCATAGAGGACCGAGAAGCATTCAAATACGCACTCGGTGCCACCTTGGTAAAAAATTATGCCCACTGGAAAGCTTTCGAAATAGTTTTTGAAGTTTATTTCACCCTGCGTGGCCCAGAATACGAGTTGGTCGGTGAAGGCGAAGGCAGCGATGGCGACCCAGATGGTGAACAAAGTTCACTCCCCGGAGAGGGTCAAGCCCAAGGCGGTGGGGGAGGAGGGCAATCTCTCACCCCTGAACAACTGGCCGAAATGCTTTTTAAAGCCCTCATGAACGGCGACGGTGCCATGATGACCGCCCTGGCTCGCCAAGCCGTAAAAAGGTTCGCCGGAATGGAACCCGGGAGGCCCGTGGGAGGCACGTACTACCTGTACCGCACGCTAAGAAACCTTGAACTTGATTCCATGTTGGATCGGCTTATGGAGTCTGCGCAAGACCAAGCACCGCAACCCTTGACCAAGTTTGAAGAACGCTTAGAGCGCGACGAGTTTGCCGGCCGCATTGAAAAACTTAAAGCAGAAGTAGAAGCAGAAATTCGCCGGCGCCTGGTGGCCGACCGCGGGGTAGAAGCAATGGCACGCACCCTGCGTAAACCATTACCCGAAGACGTGGACTTCATGCACGCTTCACGCGAAGAAATGGCTGACCTGCGCAAAGCTATTTACCCCCTGACCCGCAAATTGGCGGTGCGCTTAGCGCGTAAGCGTCGCCACGGACGCAAAGGAGCCTTGGACTTTCGCAACACCATTCGCCACTCCCTAAGTTACGGAGGGGTGCCCGCCGAACCAAAGTTTCGTTTTCCCCGGCCGGCCAAACCAGAAATGATGGTCATCGCCGACATTTCAGGCTCGGTAGCTTCCTTCGCCCGTTTCACCTTGCACCTGGTGTATGCCATAAGCAACCAATTCTCCAAAGTCCGGTCGTTCGTTTTCATCGACGGGCTAGACGAAGTAACCAAATTCTTTGAAGGCACCGAAGACATCGGTCAAGCGGTGCATCGGGTAAATACCGAAGCTGACGTGGTGTGGGTAGATGGGCATTCAGATTATGGGCATGCTTTTGATGTGTTTTGGGAACGTTTCGGTAAAGACGTAGGGCCAAAAACAACGGTGTTGATTTTGGGTGATGCCCGCAATAACTACCATGCATCGCAATCTTGGATCATAAAAGAAATGCGGCACAAAGCCCGCAAAGTATTTTGGTTAAACCCCGAACCGCGGGCCTACTGGGACACCGGTGACTCCATCGTGGGCGAATACGCTACCCACGCTGACGGCTGCTACGAAGTACGCAACCTGCGGCAATTAGAAAGCTTTGTAGAGAAACTAATTTAG
- a CDS encoding 3-deoxy-7-phosphoheptulonate synthase class II yields MTTPSSTSSSTDAAWAPDSWRGRVALQQPEWPDPAQHEAALEELRSLPPLVFAGEGRDLTQSLAAVCRGEAFLLQAGDCAESFDTSADSIRDRLRVILQMAVVLTYFTGVPVVKVGRIAGQFAKPRSSDTETIDGVELPSFRGHIVNDIGFSPVDRSPNPQRLVTAYNRAASTLNLLRAFTKGGFANLSEVHRWNREFVADSPAGQRYETLADEIERAVQFMAACGISSDTLSELRQVDFYTSHEALLLDYEEALTRQDSLTGDWYDCSAHMLWIGERTRQLDGAHVEFLRGVRNPLGCKIGPTATPEEVLDLCQALNPEKEPGRLSLIVRMGANQIIDKLPPLVKAVKDAGHPVVWVCDPMHGNTFTAEGGHKTRHFEDVLAEVSGFFAVHRSLGTHPGGVHLELTGDDVTECLGGGSVVEQGDLGTRYESMCDPRLNGGQSVDLAFRLAELLRNGHRED; encoded by the coding sequence GTGACAACCCCATCTTCGACCTCTTCTTCAACTGATGCCGCTTGGGCTCCTGATTCTTGGCGGGGCCGGGTGGCTTTGCAGCAACCTGAATGGCCCGATCCGGCGCAACATGAGGCGGCTTTAGAAGAGTTGCGGTCTTTGCCCCCCCTAGTTTTTGCTGGCGAAGGGCGTGACCTCACCCAAAGTCTGGCGGCAGTTTGTCGCGGCGAAGCTTTCCTCTTGCAGGCCGGCGACTGTGCGGAATCTTTTGATACTTCTGCTGACTCTATTCGAGACCGTCTGCGGGTAATTTTGCAAATGGCGGTGGTGCTTACCTATTTCACTGGGGTGCCGGTGGTCAAAGTTGGGCGCATTGCTGGCCAATTTGCTAAGCCGCGTTCCAGTGATACTGAAACAATTGATGGCGTTGAGTTGCCTTCATTTCGCGGACACATTGTGAACGACATTGGCTTTTCGCCGGTTGATCGTTCTCCGAACCCCCAACGTTTGGTTACTGCATATAACCGTGCCGCCTCAACGCTTAATCTGCTTCGGGCGTTCACTAAAGGTGGGTTTGCCAACCTTTCCGAGGTGCACCGCTGGAACCGTGAGTTTGTAGCCGACAGTCCTGCCGGCCAACGTTACGAAACGCTGGCTGACGAAATTGAACGGGCCGTGCAGTTCATGGCGGCCTGCGGCATTTCTTCCGATACTTTGTCTGAATTGCGTCAGGTGGATTTTTATACCAGTCACGAAGCTTTGTTGCTGGACTATGAAGAAGCCTTAACCCGTCAAGATTCTTTAACCGGCGACTGGTACGACTGCTCGGCTCACATGTTGTGGATTGGTGAGCGAACCCGCCAACTTGATGGTGCGCACGTTGAATTTTTACGTGGTGTTCGTAACCCCCTTGGCTGCAAAATAGGCCCGACGGCCACCCCCGAAGAAGTTCTTGACCTTTGCCAGGCTTTGAACCCTGAAAAAGAACCCGGCCGCCTGTCGTTAATCGTGCGCATGGGGGCCAACCAAATTATCGACAAGTTGCCTCCGTTGGTCAAAGCGGTAAAAGACGCTGGCCATCCGGTGGTTTGGGTTTGTGACCCCATGCATGGCAATACTTTCACTGCAGAAGGCGGGCACAAGACGCGCCACTTTGAAGATGTTCTTGCTGAGGTATCGGGCTTTTTTGCGGTGCATCGTTCGCTGGGCACCCATCCCGGTGGCGTGCATTTAGAACTCACCGGTGATGATGTAACCGAATGCCTCGGTGGTGGTTCGGTGGTTGAACAAGGCGACCTTGGCACTCGCTACGAATCCATGTGCGACCCTCGTTTGAACGGCGGACAAAGTGTAGATTTAGCTTTCCGCCTGGCCGAGTTGCTTCGTAACGGGCACCGCGAAGATTGA
- a CDS encoding sigma-70 family RNA polymerase sigma factor, producing MSDSVGQYLNEIGMVPLLDAQKERELSKIIEAGAAARAAKEEGETGRELDRAIRKAAQAKDRFIRSNLRLVVSVARRYPLPPGMELLDLIQEGNLGLEHAVDKFDWRKGFKFSTYATFWIRQAIGRALDQKASLVRLPGDRSASLRAALRAVSGNGDELDEEHARLHRLTTPTSLDRTIGDDDSNELVDLLPDSKPGPEALVMAQAENDMATGLLDVLDHRARFAVEQRFGLTDGRKRSYREVGENLGVTAEAARRLVKRAVNTVRDRAGEVIDAA from the coding sequence ATGAGTGATTCAGTAGGACAATACCTAAACGAAATCGGCATGGTGCCGTTGCTTGATGCACAAAAAGAGCGTGAGCTTTCTAAGATCATTGAAGCTGGTGCTGCTGCTCGAGCGGCCAAAGAAGAAGGCGAAACTGGTCGAGAGCTTGATCGGGCTATCCGTAAGGCTGCCCAAGCCAAAGATCGTTTTATTCGCTCCAACCTCCGGTTGGTAGTGAGCGTGGCTCGTCGCTACCCCTTGCCTCCCGGCATGGAACTCCTTGACCTTATTCAAGAAGGCAACTTGGGTCTTGAACATGCTGTCGACAAGTTTGATTGGCGTAAGGGGTTCAAGTTCTCCACTTACGCTACTTTTTGGATTCGTCAAGCTATTGGTCGTGCGCTGGATCAAAAGGCCAGTTTGGTTCGTTTGCCTGGTGACCGTTCCGCGAGTTTGCGTGCCGCTTTACGAGCAGTTTCCGGCAACGGAGACGAACTCGACGAAGAACATGCTCGTCTGCACCGTTTGACCACCCCTACTTCGTTGGATCGCACCATTGGTGACGATGACAGCAACGAGTTGGTTGATCTTCTTCCTGATTCCAAGCCAGGCCCCGAAGCTTTGGTTATGGCTCAGGCCGAAAACGACATGGCCACTGGCTTGCTTGATGTTTTGGATCACCGTGCTCGTTTTGCGGTGGAACAGCGCTTTGGTTTAACCGATGGCCGGAAGCGTTCTTACCGAGAAGTAGGCGAGAACCTTGGGGTTACCGCAGAAGCTGCTCGCCGTTTGGTGAAGCGTGCGGTAAACACCGTGCGTGACCGGGCTGGCGAAGTAATCGACGCTGCTTAG